Proteins from a genomic interval of Kaistia defluvii:
- a CDS encoding cysteine rich repeat-containing protein: MRISSRRLLGAGLAAGLLMGLAASVSAQTISYSEAGALLAKSCGKDIEKYCPKVNLGGGALKDCLQERAAQINPQCIADYKIVVASLNERLAAQAAVTKACRGDATQFCQGTAPGNAHYLNCLNAAKKVVSKRCTTAITNAGWN; this comes from the coding sequence ATGCGTATTTCAAGTCGAAGGCTGCTCGGGGCGGGGCTGGCAGCGGGGCTCCTGATGGGCCTGGCGGCATCCGTCTCGGCGCAGACGATCAGCTATTCGGAAGCCGGCGCCTTGCTCGCCAAGAGCTGCGGCAAGGACATCGAAAAATACTGTCCCAAGGTCAATCTCGGCGGCGGGGCGCTCAAGGACTGCCTGCAGGAGCGGGCGGCCCAGATCAATCCGCAATGCATCGCCGACTACAAGATCGTGGTGGCGTCGCTGAACGAGCGCCTTGCGGCGCAGGCTGCGGTGACCAAGGCGTGCCGGGGTGACGCGACGCAGTTCTGCCAGGGCACGGCGCCCGGCAACGCGCACTATCTCAACTGCCTGAACGCCGCCAAGAAGGTTGTCAGCAAGCGCTGCACCACCGCCATCACCAACGCTGGCTGGAATTGA
- a CDS encoding amino acid ABC transporter ATP-binding protein → MTSQGESRARFGVPADAMVFARSVRKSYGSLDVLKGIDLTVPKGSVACIIGPSGSGKSTFLRCINHLEQLTGGVLLVDGEFVGYDLRDGKLYEVKDSLLCKRRADIGMVFQSFNLFSHMTVMENLIEAPTRVRGMPVAEAKASAEVLLARVGLSDKAGRYPRELSGGQQQRVAIARALAMNPKVLLFDEPTSALDPELVGEVLQVMRDLAESGMTMVVVTHEIGFAREVGDDLIFMDEGVIVERGEPREVIANPQSARTREFLSRVL, encoded by the coding sequence ATGACGTCTCAGGGGGAAAGCCGCGCCCGCTTCGGCGTGCCGGCGGATGCGATGGTCTTCGCGCGCTCCGTCCGCAAGTCCTATGGCTCGCTGGATGTCCTGAAGGGCATCGACCTGACCGTTCCCAAGGGTTCGGTCGCCTGCATCATCGGGCCGTCCGGCTCGGGCAAGAGCACCTTCCTGCGCTGCATCAACCACCTCGAGCAATTGACCGGCGGCGTGCTGCTCGTCGATGGCGAGTTCGTCGGCTACGATCTTCGCGACGGCAAGCTCTACGAGGTGAAGGACAGCCTGCTCTGCAAGCGCCGCGCCGATATCGGCATGGTGTTCCAGTCGTTCAACCTGTTCTCGCACATGACCGTGATGGAGAACCTGATCGAGGCGCCGACCCGCGTGCGCGGAATGCCCGTCGCCGAGGCCAAGGCGAGCGCCGAGGTGCTGCTGGCGCGCGTCGGCCTTTCCGACAAGGCCGGTCGCTATCCGCGGGAACTCTCCGGCGGCCAGCAGCAGCGCGTCGCGATCGCCCGCGCGCTCGCCATGAACCCCAAGGTGCTGCTGTTCGATGAGCCGACCTCGGCTCTCGACCCGGAACTGGTCGGCGAGGTGCTGCAGGTGATGCGCGACCTGGCCGAGAGCGGCATGACCATGGTGGTGGTGACGCACGAGATCGGCTTCGCCCGCGAAGTCGGCGACGACCTGATCTTCATGGACGAGGGCGTCATCGTCGAGCGCGGCGAACCGCGCGAGGTCATCGCCAACCCGCAATCGGCCCGCACTCGCGAATTCCTCTCGCGCGTGCTGTAG
- a CDS encoding amino acid ABC transporter permease, translating to MSLVEPKNTTGLPLDLPVEELVVVPRRRYGIWIGIAIAMLFAFFIGKAFATNPAFDWGTAANYLFHPSIMRGLGKTLLLTVVIMAAAIVIGTIIAIMRVSPSAVLQTFASAYVWFFRGVPALIQLIFWFNLSLLFRTASLSIPGIGTVFSVNTNDFMTPFVSAVVALSLCEAGYLAEIIRAGIKSVPHGQFEAASGLGMSYRQILRRIILPQAMRFIVPPTGNEAISLLKMTSLVTFIAVDDLFYTAQSIYARTFETIPLLIVVAFWYLFVVTVMSIGQHFLERYYGRSDRRQENPLIRLLQSMLGSRKGSVQP from the coding sequence ATGAGCCTGGTCGAGCCGAAAAACACTACCGGGCTTCCATTGGATCTACCCGTTGAAGAACTGGTCGTGGTGCCGCGCCGGCGCTATGGCATCTGGATCGGCATCGCGATCGCGATGCTGTTCGCCTTCTTCATCGGCAAGGCGTTCGCGACCAATCCCGCCTTCGATTGGGGAACGGCTGCCAACTACCTGTTCCATCCCTCGATCATGCGCGGTCTCGGCAAGACGCTGCTGCTGACGGTCGTGATCATGGCGGCGGCCATCGTGATCGGCACGATCATCGCCATCATGCGCGTCTCGCCGAGCGCGGTGCTGCAGACCTTCGCCAGCGCTTACGTCTGGTTCTTCCGCGGCGTTCCCGCGCTGATCCAGCTGATCTTCTGGTTCAACCTGTCGCTGCTGTTCCGCACGGCGTCGCTGTCGATCCCGGGCATCGGGACGGTCTTTTCGGTCAATACCAACGACTTCATGACGCCCTTCGTCTCGGCCGTCGTCGCGCTGTCGCTCTGCGAGGCGGGCTATCTGGCCGAGATCATCCGCGCCGGCATCAAGTCGGTGCCGCATGGCCAGTTCGAGGCGGCGAGCGGCCTCGGCATGTCCTACCGGCAGATCCTGCGCCGGATCATCCTGCCGCAGGCGATGCGCTTCATCGTGCCGCCGACCGGCAACGAGGCGATCAGCCTGCTGAAGATGACGTCGCTCGTCACCTTCATCGCCGTCGACGACCTGTTCTATACCGCGCAGAGCATCTATGCCCGCACCTTCGAGACTATACCGCTGCTGATCGTCGTGGCGTTCTGGTACCTGTTCGTGGTGACGGTGATGTCGATCGGGCAGCACTTCCTCGAGCGCTATTACGGCCGCAGCGACCGCCGCCAGGAGAACCCGCTGATCCGGCTGCTGCAATCGATGCTTGGTTCTCGCAAGGGGAGTGTCCAGCCATGA
- a CDS encoding ABC transporter substrate-binding protein, protein MNRYLKPMAGLGIALGLAAWSAAPASAEIAKSPEVAQTGTLAIANTLDFAPFEYLDADGQQTGIIIELAGEVAKLVGAKLDIQRTPFPSMIPGLSAGRFKIAWETFSANEDRLKQVDFVMFLKAGVAASTAPDLVASFTGDHPLCGKRVGVSAGTASDFLVDKLDAECKAANLPPIQKSVFNASTDIIQAVLSGRIDARLDDATASSYFEVTSKGKLVVLPELYDVAPLGMAVAKGDAATQTMMIEALSELFQNGTYQKILDKYGMGKYAIREPYLVDSMDKVRKD, encoded by the coding sequence ATGAACCGATATCTGAAACCGATGGCAGGGCTGGGAATTGCGCTGGGGCTGGCGGCTTGGTCCGCGGCACCGGCGTCGGCCGAGATCGCCAAGTCGCCCGAGGTAGCCCAGACGGGCACGCTGGCGATCGCCAACACGCTCGACTTCGCGCCGTTCGAGTATCTCGATGCCGATGGCCAGCAGACGGGCATCATCATCGAACTGGCCGGCGAGGTCGCCAAGCTGGTCGGAGCCAAGCTCGACATCCAGCGCACGCCCTTTCCCTCGATGATCCCCGGCCTTTCCGCCGGTCGTTTCAAGATCGCCTGGGAGACCTTCTCGGCCAATGAGGATCGCCTGAAGCAGGTCGATTTCGTCATGTTCCTGAAGGCGGGCGTGGCGGCATCGACGGCGCCGGACCTGGTCGCCTCCTTCACCGGCGACCATCCGCTTTGCGGCAAGCGCGTCGGCGTCTCGGCCGGCACCGCTTCCGACTTCCTCGTCGACAAGCTGGATGCCGAGTGCAAGGCCGCCAACCTGCCGCCGATCCAGAAGTCGGTCTTCAACGCCTCGACCGACATCATCCAGGCCGTTCTGTCCGGCCGCATCGATGCGCGCCTCGACGACGCCACCGCGTCCAGCTATTTCGAGGTGACGAGCAAGGGCAAGCTGGTCGTGCTGCCGGAGCTCTATGACGTCGCGCCGCTCGGCATGGCGGTCGCCAAGGGCGACGCTGCCACCCAGACGATGATGATCGAGGCGCTTTCGGAGCTGTTCCAGAACGGCACCTACCAGAAGATCCTCGACAAGTACGGCATGGGCAAATACGCCATCCGGGAACCCTATCTGGTCGACAGCATGGACAAGGTCCGCAAGGACTGA